One part of the Chryseobacterium mulctrae genome encodes these proteins:
- the efp gene encoding elongation factor P yields the protein MATSNDIRKGLCIEFSNDIFKIIEFLHVKPGKGPAFVRTKMKSVTNGKVLDNTFSAGHKIDEVKVITRKFQYLYDDENGFHFMNNEDFSQLYLNKEMIENSNLMKAGEEVTIILKEADETPLSAELPQSVYLEVIEADPGVKGNTATNALKNAIVETGARVMVPLFIEPGDKIKVSTEDGSYLERVK from the coding sequence ATGGCAACAAGTAACGATATCAGAAAAGGTCTTTGCATCGAATTCAGCAATGATATTTTCAAAATTATTGAGTTTCTTCACGTAAAACCAGGGAAAGGCCCGGCTTTCGTAAGAACAAAAATGAAATCTGTAACGAACGGAAAAGTTCTTGATAACACTTTTTCTGCAGGTCACAAAATCGACGAAGTAAAAGTAATCACGAGAAAATTCCAGTATCTTTATGATGACGAGAATGGTTTCCACTTTATGAATAACGAAGATTTTTCTCAGCTATATTTAAACAAAGAAATGATCGAAAACTCAAACCTGATGAAAGCAGGTGAAGAAGTTACTATCATTTTGAAAGAGGCAGACGAAACTCCGCTTTCTGCTGAATTGCCACAGTCAGTTTATTTAGAAGTTATCGAAGCTGATCCGGGTGTGAAAGGAAACACTGCTACCAATGCCTTGAAAAACGCAATCGTTGAGACAGGAGCAAGAGTAATGGTTCCTTTGTTCATCGAGCCGGGTGACAAAATCAAAGTGAGCACAGAAGACGGTTCTTACTTGGAAAGAGTAAAGTAA
- a CDS encoding LpxD N-terminal domain-containing protein, whose product MTFHQPQKLKTIADLIGAKFIGSEDFEVLGTNEIHRVKSGEIVFVNHPKYYDKAINSAATIILIDKEVECPEGKALLVSDDPFRDFNKINTHFTRIYNFTETLHDVEIGEGTKIHPSAVLGNNITIGKNTLIFPNVVIGDRTVIGDNVVIQSNTVLGGDAFYYRKLNGNFDRLISVGNVIIENNVEIGNSCTIDRGVTDSTIIGEGSVLDNQIQIGHDTVIGKKCLIASQVGVAGCCIIGDEVTLWGQVGIASGNTIEGGSIILGKTGVNRDLKKGTYIGMFAEDFKTYLKKEVKLRSLE is encoded by the coding sequence ATGACGTTTCATCAGCCACAAAAACTCAAAACAATTGCAGATCTTATCGGAGCAAAATTCATTGGCTCTGAAGATTTTGAAGTATTGGGAACCAACGAAATTCACAGAGTAAAATCTGGCGAAATTGTTTTCGTTAATCACCCAAAATACTACGATAAAGCCATAAACTCTGCAGCAACCATTATCTTAATCGATAAAGAAGTAGAATGTCCGGAAGGTAAAGCGCTTTTAGTTTCAGACGATCCTTTCAGAGATTTCAACAAAATAAATACGCATTTCACAAGAATTTATAACTTCACCGAAACGCTTCATGATGTAGAAATTGGCGAAGGAACAAAAATTCACCCTTCAGCAGTTTTAGGAAACAATATTACCATCGGAAAAAACACTTTAATTTTTCCAAACGTAGTGATTGGCGACAGAACGGTTATTGGTGATAATGTTGTCATTCAATCGAACACTGTTTTGGGCGGCGATGCATTTTATTACAGGAAACTCAACGGAAATTTCGACCGTTTAATCTCTGTAGGAAATGTAATTATCGAAAATAATGTAGAAATCGGGAACAGTTGTACCATTGATAGGGGAGTTACAGATTCTACGATTATTGGTGAAGGTTCAGTTTTAGATAATCAGATTCAGATTGGTCACGATACCGTAATCGGTAAAAAATGCCTGATTGCTTCACAAGTTGGCGTTGCAGGATGTTGTATTATTGGCGATGAGGTAACTCTTTGGGGACAAGTTGGTATCGCTTCCGGAAATACCATCGAAGGCGGTTCTATAATTTTAGGCAAAACCGGTGTCAACAGAGACCTTAAAAAAGGAACTTACATCGGAATGTTTGCAGAAGATTTTAAAACTTATCTTAAAAAAGAAGTGAAATTGAGAAGTCTTGAATAA
- the sucD gene encoding succinate--CoA ligase subunit alpha, which translates to MSILVNKDSKVIVQGFTGNEGTFHAGQMIEYGTNVVGGVTPGKGGSEHLGKPVFNTVADAVSKAGANVSIIFVPPAFAADAIMEAAEAGIKVIVCITEGIPVADMVKVKSYIADKECRLIGPNCPGIITSEEAKIGIMPGFVFKKGKVGIVSKSGTLTYEAADQVVRAGYGISTAIGIGGDPIIGTTTKEALELFINDPETEAVVMIGEIGGGLEAEAARWYKASGSTKPVVGFIAGQTAPKGRTMGHAGAIVGGDEDTAQAKMEIMRENGINVVDSPADIGATVAKILG; encoded by the coding sequence ATGTCAATTTTAGTAAACAAAGATTCTAAAGTAATTGTACAAGGATTTACAGGTAACGAAGGTACTTTCCACGCAGGTCAGATGATCGAATACGGAACAAACGTAGTGGGTGGGGTTACTCCAGGAAAAGGAGGAAGTGAGCACTTAGGTAAGCCGGTATTTAACACTGTTGCTGATGCTGTATCAAAAGCTGGAGCCAACGTAAGTATTATTTTCGTACCACCTGCATTCGCTGCAGATGCTATTATGGAAGCTGCTGAAGCGGGTATTAAAGTGATCGTTTGTATTACAGAAGGTATTCCTGTTGCAGATATGGTAAAAGTAAAATCTTATATTGCGGACAAAGAGTGCAGATTGATCGGACCAAACTGTCCTGGAATCATCACTTCTGAAGAAGCTAAAATTGGTATTATGCCAGGTTTTGTTTTTAAAAAAGGTAAAGTAGGGATCGTTTCTAAGTCAGGAACTCTTACTTATGAAGCTGCTGATCAGGTTGTAAGAGCAGGTTACGGTATTTCTACTGCAATCGGAATTGGTGGTGACCCAATTATCGGAACTACAACTAAAGAAGCGTTAGAATTATTCATCAATGATCCAGAAACTGAAGCAGTTGTAATGATCGGAGAAATCGGTGGTGGTCTTGAGGCTGAAGCTGCAAGATGGTACAAAGCGAGTGGTTCTACAAAGCCGGTAGTAGGTTTCATCGCAGGACAAACTGCTCCTAAAGGAAGAACAATGGGTCACGCTGGTGCAATCGTTGGTGGTGATGAAGATACAGCTCAGGCAAAAATGGAAATCATGAGAGAAAACGGTATCAACGTTGTAGATTCTCCTGCTGATATTGGTGCTACTGTAGCAAAAATCCTAGGATAA
- a CDS encoding porin family protein, which produces MKKILLTSALTFSFLSFAQIDLRSTRFGLTAGGNYSRVKNAHNPSGARFAFQGGLLALIPMGGANQFYLQPEVTYYGAGESGKNKDSKGADGYNAMYANNYLSVPIYFKGYFSEAESEFFGLIGPRFNFLLSQNVKNAPVGRPYYDPDVTDPNYPQISGKANSFNFAIGAGIGYSYKRQLELAIKYDLGISNTYPKLIESFTKDPNTAKKKSEQVLSVSLSYIFE; this is translated from the coding sequence ATGAAAAAAATTTTATTAACATCTGCATTGACCTTTTCTTTTTTATCGTTCGCACAAATCGATTTAAGAAGTACAAGATTTGGTCTTACTGCGGGTGGAAACTATTCCAGAGTTAAAAACGCGCACAATCCTTCAGGAGCAAGATTTGCTTTTCAGGGCGGACTTTTAGCTTTAATTCCGATGGGTGGAGCAAATCAGTTTTATCTGCAACCTGAGGTTACATATTATGGAGCTGGAGAGTCAGGGAAAAATAAAGATTCAAAAGGAGCAGATGGTTATAATGCAATGTATGCCAATAACTATTTAAGTGTTCCTATCTATTTTAAAGGATACTTTTCTGAAGCAGAATCAGAATTTTTTGGATTAATTGGTCCTAGATTTAATTTTTTGCTTAGTCAGAATGTAAAAAACGCTCCTGTAGGGAGACCTTATTACGATCCTGATGTAACAGATCCGAATTATCCTCAGATTAGTGGTAAAGCAAATAGTTTTAACTTTGCAATTGGCGCAGGAATAGGATATAGCTACAAAAGACAACTAGAATTAGCTATAAAATATGATTTAGGAATTTCAAATACTTATCCAAAGCTTATTGAAAGTTTTACTAAAGATCCTAATACTGCTAAAAAAAAATCTGAGCAGGTTCTCAGTGTAAGTTTAAGCTATATTTTTGAATAA
- a CDS encoding helix-turn-helix domain-containing protein, with translation MKNKIQLLREKNRLTQKELSEKAGLSLRTIQRIEAGNIPKGFTLKALAESLNTTPENLIEKEDKNIERAKLINSSALLGLIIPFGGIIFPLIFTYNTQDVYNKQLGRNIVALQIILSVTMSLFLIASPFLQKGLSVKFPVFLIVLITFLFLKLIAIIINGIALNKNKDLHTSLKFNFL, from the coding sequence ATGAAAAATAAAATTCAATTACTGAGGGAGAAAAACAGACTTACTCAAAAGGAACTTTCTGAAAAAGCAGGTCTTTCGTTAAGAACCATCCAGAGAATTGAGGCAGGAAATATTCCTAAAGGTTTTACACTGAAAGCACTTGCTGAAAGTTTAAATACAACACCTGAAAATTTAATTGAAAAAGAAGATAAAAATATAGAAAGGGCAAAACTGATTAACAGTTCTGCCCTTTTGGGTTTAATTATTCCGTTTGGAGGAATAATTTTCCCGCTTATATTTACTTATAACACACAGGATGTTTACAACAAACAACTTGGAAGAAACATTGTTGCCCTTCAAATCATTCTTTCTGTAACAATGTCTTTATTTTTAATTGCAAGTCCGTTTCTTCAAAAAGGATTATCAGTTAAATTTCCTGTTTTCTTAATTGTATTGATTACTTTTTTATTCCTAAAATTAATTGCTATCATCATCAATGGAATTGCTTTAAACAAAAATAAAGATTTACATACAAGTCTGAAATTCAATTTCTTGTAA